One window of the Tachypleus tridentatus isolate NWPU-2018 chromosome 10, ASM421037v1, whole genome shotgun sequence genome contains the following:
- the LOC143229239 gene encoding uncharacterized protein LOC143229239 isoform X2, producing the protein MQPRVSGPTPPNIQQQRQHLTQTPPPTSGVYPPQPQQVTPLHSQPAQYQPHAVPQPFLNTVTPQQQIPQQAPAPRPQYGPQSTISSGQPPPPVAGPYESYQPQQQYSQPPPAGRGPAIIHQPQYDSAPQPGQTYPPQPYTTTYSPATPQPPGANPYSRGPQSGYPRPVQAYQQGYQ; encoded by the exons ATGCAACCTCGAGTTTCTGGACCAACTCCACCTAATATTCAACAGCAGCGGCAACATTTAACTCAGACACCCCCTCCAACATCAGGAGTATACCCACCCCAGCCTCAACAGGTGACACCCCTTCATTCTCAACCTGCACAATATCAGCCACATGCAG TTCCCCAGCCTTTTTTGAATACAGTTACTCCACAACAGCAGATTCCACAGCAAGCTCCAGCCCCAAGACCTCAATATGGACCTCAGTCTACCATCAGTAGTGGTCAGCCACCACCGCCAGTTGCTGGTCCTTATGAAAGTTATCAACCTCAACAGCAGTATAGTCAACCCCCACCTGCAGGAAGAGGGCCAGCTATTATTCATCAACCTCAATATGATTCTGCTCCCCAACCTGGTCAAACCTACCCCCCACAACCTTATACTACTACTTACTCTCCTGCAACACCTCAACCACCTGGTGCTAACCCCTATTCACGGGGACCTCAGAGCGGTTACCCCCGACCTGTACAAGCTTATCAACAAGGTTACCAGTAG
- the LOC143229239 gene encoding protein TFG-like isoform X1, protein MTSYQRPATGNDESGYNQLDLSGKVIIKAQLGNDIRRIPIHNEDITYDELILMMQRVFNEKLSSNDEVTVKYKDEDGDLITIFDSSDLSFAIQCSRILKLTIFVNGQPAPLETDELKHIRKELQQIRDKVNQLLDHLEPPNVTSGTTDVVSGEPQVSQMATSSGVSAKVGITNSASSKEFDPFNSDTKS, encoded by the exons atGACATCCTACCAGAGGCCTGCCACTGGAAATGATGAAAGTGGCTACAATCAGCTGGATCTGAGTGGTAAGGTCATTATCAAAGCTCAGCTTGGAAATGATATTCGTCGCATTCCAATTCACAATGAGGATATTACCTATGATGAATTGATCTTAATGATGCAGCGTGTGTTTAATGAGAAACTTTCAAGTAATGATGAGGTAACAGTGAAATATAAAGATGAAG ATGGAGATCTGATTACAATATTTGATAGTTCAGACCTCTCCTTTGCTATTCAGTGTAGTAGAATCTTAAAGCTTACCATATTTG TTAATGGCCAACCTGCTCCACTGGAAACTGATGAATTGAAACACATCCGAAAGGAACTTCAACAAATTAGAGACAAAGTGAACCAGCTGCTTGACCACCTGGAACCTCCTAATGTAACCTCTGGCACAACAGATGTAGTATCAGGGGAACCACAAG TGTCCCAGATGGCTACCAGTTCAGGAGTATCAGCAAAAGTTGGTATTACTAACTCAGCTAGTTCAAAAGAATTTGATCCTTTCAACAGTGATACAAAAAGCTAG